In a genomic window of Salegentibacter salegens:
- a CDS encoding IS256 family transposase produces the protein MTQEEIKELKEKALKQFLSGESLTGKNGAFAPMLREFMEEALEAEMSSHLSDEEKGSKAGNKRNGKGKKTLKSSQGDVTINTPQDRNSTFEPEIVAKRQRILADNLEKQIIGMYGMGNSLRDISAHIEEMYDSKISTHVLSDITDRVIPKVKEWQDRPLEPVYCILWLDAMHFKVREEGKVKHKALYNILGINKAGRKEVLGMYISESEGANFWLQVLTQLNNRGLKDILIACTDNLTGFSEAIHSVYPKTDIQLCIVHQIRNSMKYVASKDQKDFMKDLKLVYKADTKDQAESALLDLEEKWGKRYPIVIRSWNDNWDRLSAYFEYTAPIRKLIYTTNAVEAFHRQVRKVTKTKGAFTNDMALLKLVYLATRRIEKKWNAPLQNWGLVVQQLAIKFEGRLELDLATNETKN, from the coding sequence ATGACACAAGAAGAGATTAAGGAATTAAAGGAAAAAGCATTAAAACAATTTTTATCAGGAGAATCCCTAACCGGCAAAAACGGCGCTTTTGCTCCAATGCTTAGGGAGTTTATGGAAGAGGCCCTGGAAGCAGAAATGTCTTCGCACCTTTCCGATGAAGAAAAAGGCTCAAAAGCAGGTAATAAGCGTAATGGCAAAGGCAAAAAGACCCTAAAGAGCAGCCAAGGGGACGTCACCATTAACACGCCCCAGGATCGTAACAGTACCTTTGAGCCGGAGATCGTAGCGAAACGCCAGCGTATCCTGGCCGATAATTTAGAAAAGCAGATTATAGGCATGTACGGGATGGGCAATAGCCTGCGGGATATCTCAGCTCATATAGAGGAAATGTATGATTCCAAGATATCCACACACGTTCTAAGTGATATTACGGACCGGGTGATTCCCAAGGTTAAGGAATGGCAGGATCGCCCCTTGGAGCCGGTATATTGCATCCTATGGCTCGACGCGATGCACTTCAAGGTACGCGAAGAAGGCAAAGTAAAGCACAAGGCCTTGTATAATATTTTAGGAATAAATAAAGCTGGAAGAAAGGAAGTGCTGGGTATGTATATCTCGGAAAGTGAAGGGGCCAATTTTTGGCTTCAGGTGCTGACCCAATTAAACAACCGTGGCTTAAAAGATATTCTGATTGCCTGTACGGATAATCTTACGGGCTTTAGTGAAGCCATTCATTCTGTTTATCCCAAGACTGATATTCAGCTATGTATTGTCCACCAGATCCGCAATAGTATGAAGTATGTGGCCAGTAAGGATCAAAAAGATTTTATGAAAGACCTTAAACTGGTGTACAAGGCTGACACCAAAGACCAGGCTGAATCGGCTTTACTGGATCTGGAAGAAAAATGGGGCAAAAGATATCCCATAGTGATCCGTTCCTGGAATGATAACTGGGACCGATTGAGTGCTTATTTTGAATATACCGCACCCATTAGAAAACTCATATACACCACAAATGCCGTAGAGGCTTTTCACCGGCAGGTAAGAAAAGTAACCAAGACCAAAGGCGCTTTTACCAATGATATGGCACTATTGAAGCTGGTTTACCTAGCTACCAGAAGAATTGAAAAGAAATGGAACGCCCCACTGCAGAACTGGGGTTTGGTAGTTCAACAATTAGCTATTAAATTTGAAGGTCGGCTAGAGTTGGACTTAGCCACCAATGAAACGAAAAACTAA
- a CDS encoding SusC/RagA family TonB-linked outer membrane protein, which yields MTYQVLPELELSANVRSDMYTQNIETRRGFGGTGVPGYTVGKYQNTEMNYELLAQYNKEFGDFSLNGTIGGNIFDRRYSYVYQATEGGLTTPGFYNIDASIDRPTTTSYLLRKQIRSGFAMASVGYQDTYFVEASIRNDNSSTLPEENNSYWYPSVSGSMVFSELTDWKPLTFGKLRASYAQAGSDLAPYQTSNFYTVGTVYNNINTLSVPNSLPNPNILPSFAHSYEIGVDLRFLNNRLGLDVTYYEQRNKDQIIDLDISGATGYSSRILNAGEITNNGIELSLTGTPVKTNNFRWDATLNLNRNRSEVVELHPGIDVYQYGSTTYSSVNSYLNSYEGEPFGSLVGQAYQRDEASGEILLDANNMPLYTDATHNFGSVLPDLTGGFQNNIQFGNFNLAAMIDFQKGGQFFSRSKMLAVRTGQDPITVATNSNGANVRDPLEEGGGVEVNGISAETGEEVNAFVDARSYYRNVLGRRIYEEWLYDASYIKLREVRLGYTFGPGLMEKLPFEAVNLAFIARNPAMLWQNAPEGIDPSEISTGSQDISWYESGQLISVRSYGLNLNITF from the coding sequence GTGACTTACCAGGTTTTACCTGAATTAGAGCTTAGTGCCAACGTGCGTTCAGATATGTATACTCAGAATATTGAAACCCGTAGAGGTTTTGGAGGAACAGGAGTGCCTGGTTACACCGTAGGGAAGTATCAAAATACTGAAATGAATTACGAGTTATTAGCTCAATATAATAAAGAATTTGGAGATTTTTCTCTTAATGGTACAATAGGTGGGAACATCTTCGATAGAAGGTATTCTTATGTTTACCAAGCAACAGAAGGAGGGTTAACTACTCCAGGTTTTTACAATATTGATGCATCCATAGATAGGCCAACAACAACTTCTTATCTATTACGAAAGCAAATTAGATCTGGGTTTGCAATGGCTTCTGTAGGATACCAGGACACATACTTTGTAGAGGCAAGTATAAGAAATGATAATTCTTCGACTTTACCGGAAGAAAATAATTCTTACTGGTATCCTTCAGTTTCAGGAAGTATGGTTTTTAGCGAACTCACCGATTGGAAACCACTTACTTTTGGTAAGCTTAGAGCTAGTTATGCGCAAGCAGGATCAGACTTAGCTCCTTACCAAACCAGTAATTTTTATACTGTAGGGACGGTCTATAATAATATAAATACTCTATCAGTACCAAATTCTCTGCCTAACCCAAACATTCTTCCTTCATTTGCTCATTCTTATGAAATAGGGGTAGATCTTAGGTTTTTAAATAACCGTTTAGGACTTGATGTTACTTATTACGAACAAAGAAATAAAGATCAAATAATAGATTTGGATATTTCAGGTGCAACGGGATATAGTTCCCGGATTTTAAATGCAGGTGAAATTACAAACAATGGTATAGAATTATCCCTTACTGGTACTCCAGTGAAGACGAATAACTTTAGGTGGGATGCAACTTTAAATTTAAACAGAAACAGAAGTGAAGTTGTAGAACTTCATCCAGGTATAGATGTGTACCAGTATGGTTCCACAACCTATTCTTCGGTAAATAGTTATTTAAATTCTTATGAAGGTGAACCTTTTGGGAGTTTGGTAGGTCAGGCCTATCAACGAGATGAAGCCTCAGGAGAAATTTTGTTAGACGCCAATAATATGCCTTTGTATACTGATGCAACGCATAACTTCGGGAGCGTATTGCCAGACCTAACCGGAGGGTTTCAGAATAATATCCAGTTTGGAAATTTTAATCTTGCAGCTATGATAGATTTCCAAAAAGGCGGACAATTTTTTAGCAGATCTAAAATGCTGGCAGTAAGAACAGGACAGGACCCAATAACTGTAGCTACCAATTCTAACGGAGCAAATGTAAGAGATCCGCTTGAAGAAGGCGGGGGCGTTGAAGTTAATGGGATTTCCGCAGAAACAGGAGAAGAGGTTAATGCCTTTGTCGATGCCAGGTCTTATTATCGTAATGTATTAGGAAGAAGAATTTACGAAGAATGGTTATATGATGCTTCTTATATTAAATTAAGAGAAGTTAGGTTAGGCTATACATTTGGTCCTGGATTAATGGAGAAACTTCCTTTTGAAGCTGTAAACCTTGCATTTATAGCAAGAAACCCGGCGATGCTCTGGCAAAATGCCCCGGAAGGTATAGATCCTTCAGAAATATCTACTGGTAGTCAGGATATTAGCTGGTATGAATCTGGCCAATTAATTTCGGTTAGGTCTTACGGCTTAAACCTAAATATTACATTTTAA